From the Coffea eugenioides isolate CCC68of chromosome 1, Ceug_1.0, whole genome shotgun sequence genome, the window CGAAAACGGGGGAAATCTGGGCAAATAGCTACAACTGCAGTCAGGGAAAAATGGGAAAACAGAGCAAAGGAAAGCCAAAAATCTAAGGAATCAGCAAAGAATTGCTGTTTGCCGCGGCCACCACCGCAACCTGCCATTACAGCTGCTTGAAATTCCAAAGCGCCAATGCAAGGCGAAAAGAAAAACAGCCCCAGATTGCTTCCAATTACGCATCTCCACCCTAGTCTCTCCTCCTCCCTCTGCCTGGGCTTCTCCTAGCGTCCCCCCCCCCTGCGTTGCCCCTGAACTTCAACTATTTCCGCCAAATCCTAACGCCAGGAGAATTACGGACAGTGAAGGAAGACTTCAGCAAAGCAACGAGCATTGTAAGTTTTTTCTTCCTCTCctctttaaatttcagttttggtCGGGCTTTTGAAATGGTTTGCCGTGAGCATTTTGTTTCCATTTTATGATCGATTGTTCATATTTCTTTGAAATACACGTGCTTTGTATGATTGACTGGATTAGGATCCCTTTGTGTTGTTGATAATTTTTGGGCTCTGATTTCCATCCCTTGCGCCGAAAATTGCTAAAATCCTCCATGCCCACATAGTGTTTGACAAAATGCCcgaatgaaaattttgaacagAAAGGAGGTTTTGTGTTTCCTTGTCCGGCCAGTCTAAGGTTTAGGCAGGATATGTGCGTTCGTTTAGCTGATGGAAGGgaaagaaaaatcatgattttgaagaTGATGTCTTCCAATTTTGTTATTTGCATTTTTGAGATGCCATGTTTGAGTGTTTTGTTCGATAGTGTGCTGGATTTGAGAAGCATCaaaaattgcagaagttttTCCCCTTATTTGCATCGAAGAAGAAAGCCTCTGTGAGGCACGAAGCATTAATTGATGAAGATTGCGGTTTAATCCCTCAATTTCTGTATAATTTCATTGTGGctcaaaatctggaaaaaccaaactaattttgcccttttaagcttattcctctgtttgcatattttatatgatttgttggatagattaattctggGATTTGGATTATAATTAtggcttaataattttagttgatttgctAATCTTGTTAGGTTTGATATTATGATTTGGATTGTGGGTAATAATAATTTGTTTGGATTTATGAAAGTGGgtttagtttattttgtttggatttttgaCTTGGGCTTAAGGGGGGGTAAAGCCCACTCTTTTGTTGGGTTTGTTTTATTGATAAGTAGAGGCCAGCCCACACGTAGCCTCTGGGCTTTGCGGCAGGCTAAGGAGTcttggcccaaacaaatagagaaaatggcccaatggcctgttaaGTCCAGTAGCCCAATGACGaaatttcattccagtcccCTGACTTTTGGATATTTTTACTGTGGCCCTAGACATTTCCATTCCTTTCAATTGAGTCCCtggtttaattgcaaataggcccttgaactttatttttctttaattttggccccaaaattttttcaatctttgcaatcaagtcctctcttctcttgacttcttaaatgtggtttgttgacatgatttaattgattcaaattcatgtttatttttatcctttgtgattattttgccaaataaattggtgccttgaccatttcttttattttggaggataaataagtgatttcacttcagtGGGGCCCAATTACAAGGGAGGTAACCTATATCTCCTTGATTTttatttctcctatgtgatccaacgtgctaagtgtgaattgcatgtctacgttgctttccttgccatTCCTTTAactcctttcatttatttcatttacttttactttttatttaaattatttttttatggggtatgtgtacacctcttggcttgtaatagatagggctcggagagcatctggtccacttccccttccccttgcttgcttgttttggttgctacatgtttaattgctttattaggctcttgcatctagtcgagcatgctaaatgctatgtgctatgtgtttacgagtatttcggcatgtctacttgctttcatagccatgaatgaatggaatggatgaatgtacgtttccgctagtccaacgctagtcggaattcatagaatgggctagtccaacgctagactcttagggatttcccctcattagcatatcatttgcttgttcaccacatatcatgcatttttcttagttttatcacttggcatgctcctcgaaccccctttcccttcattttaggatttttgcatatcatgatagttgtagggtccatttgcttgagggtccccttctgataagggaaacgagcgagtgtggctactcgatagccttagcacgctagttttgccttctaatcaaagggaaaatcgaagtcgaaaaagttaggagtcattcccacacccgacctgatgcattcccttaggttcattcattctcatttatcactcactcattcttttcaattcacattttcctttccttattgttcattttgatttctacttcacaaaattgcatttaattacacctatatgcacttatcactatatttcatacacttgcacacaaacacttggaattttcatacaattgcacacgtgcaccttttcatacacttgcacgcAAACACtgggatttttaatttctttcatacacttccacacttgcacatttgagtctcatttgcattaatcgacctctgtggggttttcctttgttggccgccacaattcatgtggtttgggaccaaaagcctcacgagagacatcgtagaatttaggattgcatttttctttccgttttgcattcatatagtcatatccaacgtgcgaacatatattgggtagaaaattaggaaaggtaaggttaagtcgcgcaactagccttggctaggtcaaaggggtgccttggattctatccttgccttcccctttgtcaaacgtgacccccgaacctttttctttggcttacgtggactaggagtcgttttaaaaagggttttactactttgtctttaaaaaacactcttttgggtgacttggtacaccccaaatctataccaagtggcgactccgttttcatatttaaaaaaccccttttaaaatttcatttggccaaatcgtcgctttccaaagtcccatggccttttactttacattttgcacacgttcacaccacacttcacacatcactcaattcattcaaaaagtggggcgcgacaggttCATCCCAGGCTCTGCTGATTAGTTCCTGGATGTGCTAGTTTTGAGCCCATCTTTTATCAAAATAAAACCTTCCTCCTGCCTTCCTTCTCCTTGGCATTGTGTCTATCATAATCATACTATGGTCAGATGCCTCTTTTTCTATATGCATGCACTTTGttgtttcaaacttttgacACCATTCCTGATTTGCTAGAACTCTATCTAGTCTTTGTCTTATCTTGTAACCATCCCAATGTGAACTCCAAGTCCAAGGCTTTCCTTCATATCCTATATCTACTAGATTATTCCCATTACCTAGCCACCTAAAATCAGCAAAGCTGCTCTCAGGTCTTTGTCTTTCCCCCCCACTTCTCCCCATTTGATAGGTTATCATTAAAAGCTCCTGCTCTGATCCATTTCTCACCCCATTTGTTCATTTTACTCTCTAAGTCTCTCCACTGCATTCTTCGTTTTCCATTATCCGTACTGGCATATATTCCAATAAAATTTCATTCACATCTTGCCTCTATATCCAGAATACGAGCAACAATGTAAAAACTAGAAAGCTCAATTTGACAGGTGTCATGcatgtgcaataataataaaaacctaactactatcaaaagcagtcaataatcaatttcaggtactggagcagagactctagatgtgcaatgggttaccTGATTCACCTTGGTTCCGAAGAGtgtgcttaatccgatataccagaattgacTAATTGACGAAATtataactagtagacagtggcaagtagggtcgtcttcTCAGGTATTGGGGAAAAGTTCATTTCTTTTTAAGCCAAGACAAACGAGGGGTTTGAGAATTAGATGCTAAAGAATCACTaactaaacaaattaaatgcgaaaaataattaattaagagaaataattggagaagctctagccaagggtatacttcagaaatggttcatgcaactgatcatcgattcaaatataattccaacaattattaatagattggttataactgtcatacacgcgataaacaaccagtcTTTCCTTACTTTTTGATAGTCAAAGTatgaccgttaactatttctctaacctagaaataaccctaggtaagAATATAGAATTTAATTTCTGGATTGCATTAAGAACTAGAAAAATCCAATcttaactaacaaacacgctatgagggtttgtttaaattagatcgtatgttttcCTGATATAAATccaattatgccagttgctaTCGGGATGGAAGTAATCGAACAATTATGGATTCAACTACCCCCAATTAGCAAATTAActacgtgaataattaaataatgtgcactattcaatcatacacaataGCTATGACACTTAAAGGCAGAAAGCATACAAATACtaataaatgaatgaaatagTTAAAAcaatttagatctcacagttattgttgaaccaaatcttcaattGTCTCCTTGACTAGAAATGGGTGATTAGTTCATCCTCATTGAGAGTAACACACGCAATTCCACTGAAGGAAATTGCATCAATGTTTGACAATAGAAGAACTACTCAGAGGAGAAGAGAGCCAAGTGGCTGCCGTCCTCTCCTTTTCTTATTCCTTGGCCGAGTAGTAATCACGCGGAATCCGGCTTTTGCTCTTCCTATTTTCTAGCTTTCTAAAACACATCGAACTTTCTCCCTCACAATCCGTAGTAATTGGCTCCAAAAAAAATCTCCTACTATAGGAAAACTAACTTCCTAAAAGATAGGTACTTAAACGCTTAAAAGTCTCCTAAACCAACCCAATTACTAATTAGAAACTTGGCAGATAATATCATATTCCAGCTATGATGACGACTCCCACTTGGATTAGGATATTGCCCTGCATAGAATTCCGTGCACTTCGGACTTGATTGATGTCTTCTCACGTGTCCACACCTACTTGGAGGAAAATCTTCTAAAAACTGCTATTTCTGCACTTCCCTTCTCTAATTGGCTAAACATCCCCTAAACAtaaaattcaaacaaaatatGTCCATTAATACAATATCCAATCTaataagaaaaggaaattaTAACAAAATTAATGCTAAATTGGCGTTCTATCACAGTCTCTATTATCCTGATCCAGTGTTTCCAAAACAATGCTAACCCTCCAGATTTGCCTACTGAGTCTACTATGCACTTTCGTCAAAATTTAACTTCTTTTTTACATTTTCCATaaactttttgtgattttttgttTCACACAGAAATAAAACTCCAGGGGAGTGAAGATGTATTACCTCCTTGAGttggggaactgtcaaggggctccctgcACCTCGACGGTTCCACACCCCAACCTTTATTGATATTTTGGAAGCCCGTCAGGGATTGCCTCCGTCAGCCTTAGCAGTGTTTCAAGGTTTACCTCTTTTTTTAGTAGCTTTGTCCTTCCCTGTTCACACTGAACTCCTTTTGTTTCACACTTATCTCTGTAGAGGTTCTCTTCTCGCTCTTATGTTTCCTTTGAGTATTCTAGTTTTCCTTCCCATTCCAGCATTTTCATTATGTACCACATCCTGTCCTATCTCTTGTCCTTCCCTTCTGTTCTACTCTCATCTTCCTTATTTCCTCTTAGTGGACTCTCCAGCACTTTCCTTTTCTCCCCTTCATTCTCAtctatccacattttctcacctTTATCAATTTCCTTTACCCCTTTTCTGTCCTTTGGGTATGTGTTAGAAGGGATTTGCATATGATCTTCCATTCCCTATCCATCCtcctttccattttccttttccccCATATTTTCTTTCTGTACCATTTTCCTCCCTTCATCCATTTGCTCCTTGTTATCTCCTTTCATTATTCCATTTTGTCCTTTTTCCTGCATGCCCCTATATTGAGGGTTCTGCTGTTCTTTCCTGGCTTTTCCTGGTTGGCTCCCTTCTTTCCCATCGTTCAGAGGTACCGGCTCTTGTCATTTGTTTTGTGTTAGTGTTACCCGAGCTGGTATCTTTTCTCCCACTGGGGCTCTCATGGGAAATGTTATGCTCAATATTGACCTCCCTCAAAGTGATTCCAGTCTTTTCCTCAAAGGTACATGTTTTATCACTATGTCCAATCACACCACACCTATAGCAAAAATCCGGGCATTTCTCGTATTTAAATTCTGCCCACACTTCCACCCCATTGTGCTTGACTGGCAGCCCTCTTATGAGAGGTTAGGAGATGTCTATCTCCGCCAAGATTTTCATGtgctttccttcttttcctcctCCTGAGGGTATAATAACCTCTTTGACAAAGTGAAACACTTCCCCAATTTTAAACCCTGCTGCTCGACATAGCCAATGGATTGGGAGGTGCCATACCTGGACCCATATATATGATGTGCTAAACATTTCTGGATCCTTCTCTATTCCTTCACTCCATGGTTTTAAGACAAGGAGCTGGTTGTCTAGCACGCATGGTCTGCCATTCAGAGCCCTTTCTTTATCATGTTCCTCCTCAAAGTTAAACTAAAATATATTCGGACCTAACTTTGTTACCCTCAGGTTCCTAGGGTATCCCCATACATGATTTGTGAAGTTTTTCACTCCTGTGAAGTTTGCAATCTTGTCTCCCATTCTTCTTCCCACTAAGCTGAGCCTCCACTCCTCCATACCTACTTCCACATCTCCCCAACTCAGATCTATAGCTTCTGTTTCCCTCTCCCCCAGATCAAATTTTTGAAACGTTCTGTGCAGAGAGTCAGCCATGGAGCTACTCTGTGGGTGTTTCCAGTACAATCACTGAAGGTTTTCAATGCAAAGCTAGATTATACCTGCAGAGTCGGGGGGGTGATGACCTCCTCATTCACAACACATTCAGATATTAGATCCAAAAATACAAGGCAAACAGAAAGAGCACAAGACAAGACCCGACCAACTCACTTGAACTAAGTGGAAAGAGTTTCAGAAgagagcttttttttttctttttttcagatATTTTAAAGCAATAAATGGTACCGCACTGGTTATTCCGATATAAGAGAGCAGGCAGAAAGGTTTACTTTCCCCATCTAGCAGTTTTACTCCACTGTGTTGTAGTGCTCCCCCAGCTTCAGACAGAGTTAATGCTTTCTCCTACTTGTAAAGGGCCACCACCGACAAAATTCTTGTTGTTTGCTTTACCTTGGATCTATTTATCtaagggcctgtttggaagtgTAGTTTTTTTAGCAAGTTTGTAtaaaactagttttttaacaacttttgctacaggaattccaaaaaacttctcaaagttttttacctacacacttcaaaaatctaatacacaaaaaatttcccttcaacttttcttctttttcctccctcaCCCAACCCACCACGCcagccaccacctccaccacctcTCCCGGTGCCGGCCACCTATTCCGGCACCGGTcacctcaaaagttttttttctgtccctctccctctccctcacCCCTTCCCCTCTTCCTCTCTCCCTCCCCTGCCACCCTTCCCCTCTCGCTAGTTACGATCTGGTCGCAAAGGGAATTGGGGGAGGGGATCTTTGCGGTTTGGTCGCAGATCGCAGCTAAGGGAGGGGGAGGGTGGCGGGGGAGGGAGAGGGGAAGAGGGGAGGagaaaaagctaaaaaaaaaaataaaaatccatgGCCGGCCTTCCTCTGGCGTCGGTGTACGAGGGGGAggggagaggagagggagaggggagGGGTGGCGAGGGAGAGGGGAGGAAAGAGATGGTGGGCAGAGGGGGGTGGCGGGCCGAGGAGGTGGCGGCAGAGGAGGAGGAAAGGGATGGTGGGCAGAGGGGGTGGTGGAGAGAGGGGAGGGAGGGGAgaggagaaaagcaaaaaaaaaaaaagtttgtatGTGTTTGCAGAGTTCGGGAGAGGGAACAgggaggggaaggggaagggaggaaggaaaagaaaaaaaaagaaaaaaaagaaaaaagaaaaagaaagaaaaaaaagttttttatcTTACAAAAGTCTTTCTACAACTTCTACGGTGatttacagtaaagttttatacaaacatccaaaaaactcaccttccaaacAGACCCTAAGTGTTTGTAAGGAGAACTGGTTTTGGGAATTTAAGAAAGTTCAGAAAGAGTTAAAAGTTTAGATCTGCTTTTGACGCTTGAAAAACTTGCAACAGTTTCCTAGtttcaaaagttcaaaattttttgcTCCTACAGTGAGGAGGGAAAACTCTACTAGAGAGAGAGGCTCTCATCTTTGTGAGAGGCTCCCTATTTTTTTTACTATACAATTAGTGTCAACGTGGTCAAAGAAGACCCGAGCTCAGGCCATCTTGGCTGGTTCTCTATTTTAGATTAAGATAATGCATAATGATGGATTAGTTGTTAGTTGctatttatccttttttttttttggaggggcAATTGTGGAGATAGATTGAATATTATGAAAATTCAGGGGGAAAGAGCGAgacaataataaaaaatatagaaTTGTTGTGTCCTATATTTATTAGTTCATCTAAGGGTATAGAATTGTCCAATTGTTAATATTACCCATAAAACTACAAGATGCACATTCTAATAAGCTAATAATGGAATACATTAAAACCATCAAATGAATATTAGGTTTGCAAGCAATTCATGTGACTAACCATATGAGAGAAGTTCAATGTTAATCAAACAAAATTTACACAATAAAAGAGGTTtataaaaagaaataagaatAGCATCTTATAATATGTTTTATTTAAAGTTCCATTGTAGAATTGGTGAGGGCAATTTGAAAATTCAATGCTTTTGGAGGGGCAACTGTGGAGATAGATTGAATATTATGAAAATTCAGGGGGCAAGAGCAAgacaataataaaaaatatagacctttttttttaaacttaatCTATACTTTTTCATAAGTCAGGGGGTACAATTGCAATCCTTGGAGCCAACATAGCCCCGCCCCTGCTCAAACTAGAAGTTCACCCCTACTTTGACACTACTATTTCTATTTTTTCGTACAAGGGATTGTAGCAAAATTTACCCCAAATTTAGAGTTGTGGACaacaaaatttggaaattttggatAGAGGAAGGAAAGATACTTAAACAGAGAAGTTCAAACATTTGTCATTTGCAGGTCCAGAAGTTGTCCAATTGTAACAATTGGGAATACGTTGAATTGAGATGCTATTTCCTTTAACAGTTGGGCACACACTTGCTGCATTGTAGGCCTTAACTGAGGATTGGGTTCTATACATGACAATGCCAGCTTTGCCACCAAGGTCACTTCTTTTGACTCTTGCGTACTTGGAGATGAAAGTCGAGGATCCACAATATCTTTCAGCAGTATGTCATATACTGTTGAAGTAGATGATGATGCCGACAATGTTGACAATATGAAATCACCTGGATGCTTGCCCATGATCACTTCTAAAACTAATACTCCAAAACTATAAATATCACATTTTTCATTTACTTCCATGGTATAAGCAAGTTCTGCAATTCACAAAAAAATAGTCACTCAGACTATGGTGCAGATGAATCCCTTTAGAATATTGAATCATAATCCAAAAGCATAAATGCTTTGCTCATGCTAGCATTATGTAATTATGGATTAGTTGAAAGAGAGAAGGTAAAGAGAAAATTGGATTTGTTTGAGCAAAGAAGAGTATACCTGGAGCAGCATATCCATAAGTTCCAGCAAATGAAGTCCAATGACATGAATCAGGCCTCAAGATTCTTGCAGTACCAAAATCAGAAATATGGGCTTGATACTCAGAGTCTAACAAAATATTTTTGCTAGATATATCTCGATGAATTATGGAAGGCGAACAATTCTGGTGCATGTAAGATAATGCATTTGCCACATCCTTAACAATACTTACCCTCTTGATCCATTCGCACTTGGCTGCTGTTTCATCATTGCTCAACAAGTGCATCAAGCTTCCCCCTTCCAAGAATTCATAAACCAAGAAAGTGTGTTGTATATGTGAACAGAATCCATACAGCTTCACGATGTTGCGATGCCTTATATTTGTTAGTGCACGGATCTCATTGGCGAAATCTTTTGGTCTCCTCAAGGCACCATCATCCACTCCATGAAGTTTCTTGACCGCCACCACTTGACCATTTGGTAACTCTGCTCTAAATACGCTTCCGAATCCTCCTGCTCCAATGCAATACTTGGGGTCGAAATTCTCTATTGCATCAATGATGTTTTCATAGACCATTTTCCCATCAAAGCTCCAGGCAGAGAACATATTTCTAGTAAATTCCTGAGGCTTATTCTCCATGCTTCTCGTATGTGGCCTTGCACGAATGAAGATGCCCACAACCACAACCAAAAGAAATATGGTTGCTAGTATTGGAGCAATAATTAGAAAGATCATTCTTTTAGTTGTCCTTCTACGAGTGTTCTTTTGAGTTGATTGAGAGCAAGGTTTCAATCCAGTAACACTGCCACATAAACCTTTATTGTTTCTCAAGGAATCAGATGGGGCTTTTTGAAATGCACTAATGTTGGGGAGAGGACCTTCCAACTGATTGTAGGATATATCAATGGAAATCAAACTGAAGCAATGATCAAAACTTTTTGGGATGGAACCTGATATCCTATTATGCGAAAGATTCATCGTCTCAATGCTTTTCATCTCGCCTAGCTCTAGTGGCAATTTTGATTCCAGCATGTTTTGGCTGAGATCAAGAGTTGCGAGTGAGGGAAGATTTCCTACTTGAGAAGGAATATTTCCGACGAGTGCATTTTGGCTCAAGTTTAAATCCAGCAATTGTGTGCAATTACCTATTTGTTCTGGGATTGAGCCACTAAGATTATTGGCCGACAAACTAAGATTTAAAAGCCTAGACATCTGACCAATTTCTGTTGGTATATTGCCTGAGAGATTGTTGTTGTGCAGCTTAAGCTCAAGCAACAAGGTCAACTTCCCTAAACTGCTAGGGATCTTCCCATGCAAGTGATTTGAAGAGAGATAAAGTTTTTGCAGACGAGATAGCTCTCCAAGCCCAGTTGGTATTCTGCCAGAAAGATTATTATTCGAGATTCCCAACGCTGTCAAATTCAGATAGCCACTCCAATTCCAAGACAGCTGACCAAAAAATTTGTTATTCCTTAAATCCATAATTTCCACATGTGGATAGATGCCAAATTCTTCAGAGATATTTCCTGATAGTTGGTTGTCAGAGATGCCAATACCTCTTAAACTAGAACAGTTTTTAAAGCTCCTTGGCATAGCACCGACAAAATTATTCTCATGTACATTGAACCACGACAGTGAGCTACCAATGCATATATTTTGGGGTAAATGACCAGTAAAATAATTTTGAGACAGATCTAGCACATTTAAATGTGTAAGATTGTTGAATCCATCGGGCAGAGCACCACTTAGCTGGTTTTGGAAAATAAGAATATGAGCTAGTAGCTTCAATGTTCCCAATTCTGGAGGGATAGCCCCATATAAGTTGTTTTGGGAAAGTTGCAAGTCAACGAGATTGGTCAAATTTCCTAAGGTAGAAGGAATCTGTCCAGTGAGCTTGTTTTCTAGAAGATTTAATTCATTTAGCTTTGTCAAGTTTCCAATTTCTTTGGGAATAGGCCCCGACAGATAATTTTGGTAAAGATACAGCAGAGTCAAGCCACTTAAGTTTCCAATAGACACAGGAATCCGACCTGTGAGCGTATTGTTAGCCAAAGAGAGTTTCGTCAGAGATTTGAGCTTCCCAATCTCTTCTGGAATCCATCCAGAAAGTTTGTTGCTTCCTAGGTCTAGCTCGGCTAGGCCTGTCAGATTGCCAATAGAAGTAGGGATTGATCCATTGAATGAGTTATCGGAAAGGTTCAAGAGCCTAAGATTGGTTAGTTGGCTGATTTCATCAGGAATAGCACCGGACAATTGATTTGACCAGAAGGCAAGATTGGTTAGTCTGGAAAGGTTCCCAATGTTGGATGGTATGGTCCCATGGAGTGCATTTTGAGAAAGCTCAATTGTAGTTAGATGGGGTAGAGACGAGAAATTGAAATGATCAAGTGTACCTTTGATGCCAGAACTAGTGATGTTAATCACCGATACTCGTCCAGCCTTGTTGCATCGAATTGCATCCCAAGTACTGCAAGGATTTGCAGAAGATGACCAGGATGACAACTTAGATTGGCTATAATTGTCAAGACTGGCTTTCCATGTTAAAAGAGCTTTCCCTTCAGTTCCAGGGTTTGATGCTGCATGCATTTGATCGGGAGCAGCATTTATTCCAGAACTGGAGACTAAGTGAAGGATGGCCAAGCATACAGAAACTAAACTAATTGGACAGATGGAATAATTCTGGATTGACATATCTGCTGGATATATGTCACAATGAAATTCTTAAGAGAGAACTTTTGCTGTAAAGCTGATGGCTATTTTAGCACTTGTGCAGGTATTTATAGAGTTGAAGATCCAAGAAAACAATTCTGATTGGAGGTGACTTAAATCCTCAGTCTCTCGTAGTGACGGAGTCAAGATTTTTCTCAtgggggccaaaattttttctaacaaaacatGGACTGTCTCGTTTTCATCATTAGTCCATCTTGTCACCTATCATGTGAAAGTCCGTGTTCTCACCTATCGAGCAAAAGTCCATGTTCTCACCTGTCGTGCAAAAGTCCGGTTTGACAATTTACTTGACATAGATGCAGAACACCTACACGAAAAGTCCATGTTTGCATCTACATAAGACAGAGTATCTTTCCCTGCATATGTAATAAGCTTT encodes:
- the LOC113750239 gene encoding MDIS1-interacting receptor like kinase 2-like produces the protein MIFLIIAPILATIFLLVVVVGIFIRARPHTRSMENKPQEFTRNMFSAWSFDGKMVYENIIDAIENFDPKYCIGAGGFGSVFRAELPNGQVVAVKKLHGVDDGALRRPKDFANEIRALTNIRHRNIVKLYGFCSHIQHTFLVYEFLEGGSLMHLLSNDETAAKCEWIKRVSIVKDVANALSYMHQNCSPSIIHRDISSKNILLDSEYQAHISDFGTARILRPDSCHWTSFAGTYGYAAPELAYTMEVNEKCDIYSFGVLVLEVIMGKHPGDFILSTLSASSSTSTVYDILLKDIVDPRLSSPSTQESKEVTLVAKLALSCIEPNPQLRPTMQQVCAQLLKEIASQFNVFPIVTIGQLLDLQMTNV
- the LOC113766708 gene encoding MDIS1-interacting receptor like kinase 2-like, giving the protein MSIQNYSICPISLVSVCLAILHLVSSSGINAAPDQMHAASNPGTEGKALLTWKASLDNYSQSKLSSWSSSANPCSTWDAIRCNKAGRVSVINITSSGIKGTLDHFNFSSLPHLTTIELSQNALHGTIPSNIGNLSRLTNLAFWSNQLSGAIPDEISQLTNLRLLNLSDNSFNGSIPTSIGNLTGLAELDLGSNKLSGWIPEEIGKLKSLTKLSLANNTLTGRIPVSIGNLSGLTLLYLYQNYLSGPIPKEIGNLTKLNELNLLENKLTGQIPSTLGNLTNLVDLQLSQNNLYGAIPPELGTLKLLAHILIFQNQLSGALPDGFNNLTHLNVLDLSQNYFTGHLPQNICIGSSLSWFNVHENNFVGAMPRSFKNCSSLRGIGISDNQLSGNISEEFGIYPHVEIMDLRNNKFFGQLSWNWSGYLNLTALGISNNNLSGRIPTGLGELSRLQKLYLSSNHLHGKIPSSLGKLTLLLELKLHNNNLSGNIPTEIGQMSRLLNLSLSANNLSGSIPEQIGNCTQLLDLNLSQNALVGNIPSQVGNLPSLATLDLSQNMLESKLPLELGEMKSIETMNLSHNRISGSIPKSFDHCFSLISIDISYNQLEVLLD